The following are encoded together in the Plasmodium vinckei vinckei genome assembly, chromosome: PVVCY_12 genome:
- a CDS encoding ribonuclease, putative — protein MKSKKKGMLHKKLKNTRSGAKEFSYSSFKNEIFGMYMKEKRILKKIQDQKAQKEALLEEKENTLKKDNPLDLLTNNDASNDFKIEKELIFQNEDICLEENDDDESEQTIDEESHHSDIKKSTKVKRANSLLDEGVHSGSKRIHKERGRKKKKKRRRKRPKLVAGVKDEESNSDESVESYETYEENEKGEIIKQGSDDKKDKKKDKEENEQTEVIVQILNIIITKNKIKNIIRKYFENGFVNFVSSSMIRYIIRKAKKKINILTVESFLVKNVDINHLESTIITNKKVEMFRDYIFSRQKIKTIEAALVQICKILPEDFNKENFHKEFEITQFEYLRCIEVLCTYLLKQNDENTNAYKKYKSMDIFVKQILYKYMNQSSDDDNVMKKGDKKGRKNKKKIKKDKGENKDAISIIDNTKENVKEKNEKEDEIQELKENKDEIEDINLCNLKVMDTKKEKTISCSNITNSSFDENMEAKNNYSSFEILKIIDNKFKKRDLEINNLKKSIESIGSNIQLLLKFNEGSNANINMSKSVSIEKNISKSLEGISNEIYKTEGSHIWSPNSIEGLPVYQNNNQLEEKTKLLGINKNKISKNIKDANNSNIIMNNKKEMNEYNTSQDNILIGNENKFTSCKIEQLLIPSFTEEGSNIKGPSELDKFKENAYKFIKLINSDSNFENNINENGKEKLNIILNTINIEFEKLFIMLADKKFSVKKNNKLADQIVDNNVSGINISVSQSELIELNELKDIIKNRKKKKSKKKNKEIKDQEIINDDINNKSICHNELLFLQDDQISVPKKKKSDKSKKLLETNNITENDTKIELGKNKRGGSILDSLNFYMKTDTINMIDDNIKREDNELSNSENNDVLFKNENDKKKKINYFQEYMSICNKDVKGKKGNLDNLNKSKSDENIKKSVSEKKEKKGNLYNYYENCNKADLCSQLTNEILSLAKEKTSLEISQTLEMFNDSKKLDPILFTNKVSSDNTTAASGKISELKYDRINEDEDLSLKKVKDIDKEKSKEKKNKNKTKKESKETQEKSIYNNNEYLLNHEKDKISESSIESGDSVVYNYNIYDAIYDMNEQFSNVVKSIHMDQNISKVEVINESENEEGENDTIEKKDKKKREKGSKRRKERKRQKKEELKKKKKELRKEKTKIIKGYLKEERKKEKKKEKEKKKEQKKDEPIKKNVEPTKEKANDTKTVAPLKKKKRKSSKDKRKNSDYNFIDVGSNDEKKKIVSREMSIYNDYITQEEAIKGIISKKYIRGIISIRRLDHGCILHEDKQIHIKSKEDLNRAIDGDAVVVELNKITDSNNKLKVEHNTGKVVYIEEHYGSDVQYVCIFREKVKDKKYNMAIPFKKNIPLIKVQNKHIKEFMEKSNVNDISSQLVYIKIFQWNSTENYPEGKIVEILGQNDVFHNMQNAILLNHNLNFNLKDALEDQYLKELKNKDKFVEILTDELKKRMDLRKEYVFTIDPETARDLDDAINICKIDKKIITNSNYYIKIMHNLMCHNGDIDETLLEQNLPLFVNDDKAFFEKLKQNQYVKEVEDVKYENFMKEKVANGNEKEEMLDKVGEKIDDVVKKEKFDKGGKCLTNNEYHSDDVDNGKMLKRKDREESHKNKKLKKAEKIGKKKNTCISSDTDIETSIFNKCKKNNKFIDFGHKKIDKIMMNNDYKQVSNKKKLNIHFSSSEESLDEYTKFNKKDKYDLIKKNTNLNNMDEMDENLSIQKLKRHKTFINNKEKFEKSFLDISSNQEDNSNESENEKLFEKKNDFNLFVSNDKNDFSYLDNIINKDWNRSKINTQMIGVNKMTNIEFFPNTTHRWKDDTSQSSINDIGVNEENIEIGKVNRIGKGLKFYNTSMHSKNIECLYNSSTNEGNCNDSKKGKVKNKYAYIFKQNRNKDIGSELYKDCDNYCSKCKKYITIDDIINSMDSEKWRKYNLYEVGVHITDVSYFVKENSSLDIDARNRAMTIYLTHTCFPMLSRILSEHLCSLDPINNRLCLSVFFYMDNSGKIDHNTFFIKETVIESKVKFTYEEVYSIVSGYVQLKKIINKLKKDEKDAFYAKHTNYDQSDKNSQNPIEAQKGKSIVNNFSKMENENGLVKNSSSNDDINMFDFNEKKKKNLDKMGANVDSNEKKAAKKKDVNNSEKKGNSLYKKFLNLHFYSKKKNPSIVDVDSDSEKGLGGSPPSITNMIIGKDDDKNDKQKGFETPFESDMFENKGKGIDSSSFNFEDGKSVKKKNGCIVMRKKDRNKINERVLQNEQVKKGIEGIIKIFKNLNNKKHNLSEKEIINITKMLYDMYKITKGARSIRRKNGSILFNNDKINFVLSNTWSPLGIVKKKHTFANYMIEELMLSANKLVAIRQYFSKYRNASIFRSHNANDSLNVSDIIELLQKHGIEFEVNNLSNVLNFLQDKQNNFKSNKQKNSIFELVCAFVKKKMVRAEYHTYKHIKDNDMSTYHYALSFLLYTHFTSPIRRYPDIIVHRVIKKIINDENKIKEKLCTSQEILSIAETPDVGIIETICENCNKCKSRSKKAQMDCEIAFLCLYLQKRETPGYNKGIIMDIQRDRASIYFKSFSFENHLYFTGIEKQYNKISKAHMKYLCNYTIQPNTTNGEFTLIVYKQDTKTVKLRKVYKRFDYIPLYLVPLNSMPPSFFLAVAFSNK, from the exons atgaaatcaaaaaaaaaaggtatGTTACATAAAAAGCTAAAAAACACAAGGAGTGGTGCTAAAGAATTTTCTTACAgttcttttaaaaatgaaatctTTGGTATGTACATGAAAGAAAAACgaattttaaagaaaattcaAGACCAAAAGGCACAAAAAGAAGCTTTGTTGGAAGAAAAAGAGAATACcctaaaaaaagataatcCATTGGATTTGCTTACTAACAATGATGCTTCTAATGACTTTAAGATTGAAAAggaattaatttttcaaaatgaaGATATATGTCTTGAAGAGAATGATGATGATGAATCTGAGCAAACAATAGATGAAGAATCACATCACTcagacataaaaaaaagtaccAAAGTAAAACGAGCAAATAGTCTCCTCGATGAAGGGGTACACAGTGGTTCGAAACGTATACATAAAGAAAGGgggagaaaaaaaaaaaaaaaaagaagacgAAAGAGGCCAAAATTAGTAGCTGGTGTAAAAGATGAAGAAAGTAACAGCGACGAAAGTGTAGAAAGTTATGAAACATacgaagaaaatgaaaaaggtgaaattataaaacaaGGAAGTGATGacaaaaaagataaaaaaaaagataaagaagaaaatgaacaaaCAGAAGTTATTGTTcaaattttgaatattatcataacaaaaaataaaataaaaaatattataaggaaatattttgaaaatggatttgtaaattttgttAGTTCAAGTATGAtaagatatattataagaaaagcaaaaaaaaaaatcaacaTTCTTACTGTAGAATCGTTTCTAgttaaaaatgtagataTTAATCATTTAGAAAGCACTATAATTACTAATAAAAAGGTTGAAATGTTCAGggattatattttttctcgacaaaaaataaaaaccaTTGAAGCCGCTTTAGTgcaaatatgtaaaatattacctgaagattttaataaagaaaattttcataaagAGTTTGAAATAACTCAATTTGAATACCTACGATGTATAGAAGTATTGTGTACATACTTGCTAAAgcaaaatgatgaaaatacaaatgcttataagaaatataaaagcatggatatatttgttaaacaaattttgtataaatatatgaatcaATCTTCGGATGATGATAATGTGATGAAGAAAGGGGATAAAAAAggtagaaaaaataaaaaaaaaataaaaaaagacaaaggGGAAAATAAAGATGCTATTAGCATTATAGATAATACCaaagaaaatgtaaaaGAGAAAAACGAAAAAGAAGACGAGATACAggaattaaaagaaaacaaaGATGAGATTGAGGACATCAATTTGTGTAATCTAAAAGTAATGGATactaaaaaagaaaagacaATTAGCTGCTCAAATATAACCAATTCATCatttgatgaaaatatggaagctaaaaacaattatagTAGTTTcgaaattttgaaaataatagataataaatttaagaaGAGAGatttagaaataaataatttaaaaaaatctaTTGAATCAATTGGAAGTAATATTCAATTAttgttaaaatttaatgaagGCTCAAATGCAAATATAAACATGTCGAAATCCGTAagtatagaaaaaaatatcagcAAAAGTTTAGAAGGCATttcaaatgaaatatataaaacagaAGGTAGTCATATTTGGTCTCCAAATTCAATTGAAGGACTCCCAgtatatcaaaataataatcaatTAGAAGAAAAGACAAAATTGTTgggaataaataaaaataaaatttctaaaaatattaaagatgccaataatagtaatatcataatgaataacaaaaaggaaatgaatgaatataatacttctcaagataatatattaataggaaacgaaaataaatttacaaGTTGCAAAATCGAACAACTTTTAATTCCTAGTTTTACAGAAGAAGGTTCCAATATAAAAGGACCAAGTGAATTAgataaatttaaagaaaatgcatataaatttattaaattaataaattctgattcaaattttgaaaataatataaatgaaaatggtAAAGAGAAATTAAATATCATTTTAAATACTATAAACATAGAATTTGaaaaactttttataatgttggctgataaaaaatttagtgtaaaaaaaaataacaagtTAGCAGATCAAATAGTAGATAATAATGTATCgggaataaatatatctgTATCTCAATCTGAATTAATTGAActtaatgaattaaaagatataataaaaaacagaaagaaaaaaaaatcaaagaaaaaaaataaagaaatcaAGGATCAGGAAATTATCAATGATGACATAAACAATAAATCTATATGTCACAAcgaattattattcttaCAGGATGATCAAATTAGTGTTccaaagaaaaagaaatctGATAAGTCTAAGAAATTATtagaaacaaataatataacagAGAATGATACAAAGATTGAATTaggtaaaaataaaagggGAGGTAGTATTTTAGACAgtctaaatttttatatgaaaacaGATACTATTAATATGATAgatgataatattaaaagagAAGACAATGAATTAAGTAAtagtgaaaataatgatgtattatttaaaaatgaaaatgacaaaaaaaaaaaaataaattattttcaagaATACATGAGTATATGTAATAAAGAtgtaaaaggaaaaaaaggaaatctTGATAATTTGAACAAGAGCAAAtctgatgaaaatataaaaaaaagtgtatcagaaaaaaaagagaaaaaaggaaatttatataattattatgaaaattgtaataaaGCCGATTTATGTAGCCAACTCacaaatgaaatattaagtttagcaaaagaaaaaacaagCTTAGAAATAAGTCAAACATTAGAAATGTTTAATgatagtaaaaaattagatccaatattatttactaaCAAAGTAAGTAGTGATAATACTACTGCGGCAAGTGGTAAGATTAGCGAGTTGAAATATGATAGGATTAATGAAGATGAAGATTTAAGTTTGAAAAAAGTTAAAGATATAGATAAGGAAAAGagtaaagaaaaaaaaaataaaaataaaactaaaAAGGAATCCAAAGAAACACAAGAAAAAtcaatttataataataatgaataccTTTTAAATCATgaaaaagacaaaataaGTGAAAGTTCAATAGAAAGTGGTGATAGCGTAGTTtacaattataatatatatgatgcGATTTATGATATGAATGAGCAATTTTCAAATGTCGTTAAGAGCATACATATGGATCAAAACATCAGCAAAGTTGAAGTAATAAATGAGAgtgaaaatgaagaagGAGAAAATGATACtatcgaaaaaaaagataaaaagaaaagagaaaaaggatcaaaaagaagaaaagaacggaaaagacaaaaaaaagaagaattaaaaaaaaagaaaaaagaattgCGTAAGgagaaaacaaaaattataaaggGATATTTGAAAGAAGAAAGgaaaaaggaaaagaaaaaagaaaaagaaaagaaaaaagaacaaaaaaaagatgagcccattaaaaaaaatgttgaacCCACTAAAGAAAAAGCAAACGATACTAAAACCGTTGCaccattaaaaaaaaagaaaagaaaatctTCTAAAGATAAACGAAAAAATAGtgattataattttattgacGTTGGAtcaaatgatgaaaaaaagaaaatcgTGAGTAGAGAAAtgagtatatataatgattatataaCTCAAGAAGAAGCTATCAAGGGTATCATCAGCAAGAAATATATTCGg GGGATAATATCCATTCGAAGATTAGACCATGGATGCATCCTTCACGAAGACAAACAAATTCACATAAAATCGAAGGAAGATTTGAACAGAGCAATTGATGGAGATGCTGTTGTTGTAgaattaaacaaaataacaGATAGTaacaataaattaaaagttGAGCACAATACTGGAAAAGTTGTATATATTGAAGAGCATTATGGATCAGATGTAcaatatgtatgtatatttagAGAGAAagtaaaagataaaaaatataacatggCTATaccatttaaaaaaaatattccatTAATTAAAGttcaaaataaacatattaaagAATTTATGGAAAAATCTAATGTTAATGATATAAGTAGTCAAttagtatatattaaaatatttcaatgGAATTCTACTGAAAATTATCCAGAAGGAAAAATTGTTGAAATTTTAGGACAAAATGATGTATTTCATAATATGCAAAATGCAATATTATTGAatcataatttaaattttaatttaaaagatgCATTAGAAGAtcaatatttaaaagaattaaaaaataaagataaatttgttgaaatattaacagatgaattaaaaaaaagaatggATTTAAGAAAGGAATATGTATTTACTATTGATCCTGAAACAGCTAGAGATTTAGATGATGctattaatatttgtaaaattgataaaaaaattattacaaattcaaattattatattaaaattatgcaTAATTTAATGTGCCATAATGGAGATATTGATGAAACACTTTTAGAACAAAACCTACCTCTTTTTGTTAATGACGATAAagcattttttgaaaaactAAAACAAAATCAATATGTTAAAGAGGTTGAAGATgttaaatatgaaaattttatgaagGAAAAGGTAGCCAATGGcaatgaaaaagaagagATGCTCGATAAGGTAGGTGAAAAGATCGACGATGTAgtgaaaaaagaaaaatttgaCAAAGGAGGAAAATGTCTTactaataatgaatatcaCTCTGATGATGTAGACAATGGAAAGAtgttaaaaagaaaagataGAGAAGAAtcacataaaaataaaaaactaaAGAAAGCAGAAAAaataggaaaaaaaaagaatacaTGTATATCATCCGATACAGACATAGAAACAagcatatttaataaatgcaaaaaaaataataagtttATTGATTTTggtcataaaaaaattgataaaattatgatgaataatgattataaacaagttagtaataaaaaaaaacttaatATCCATTTCAGTAGTAGCGAAGAAAGTCTTGATGAGTATACTaagtttaataaaaaagacaaatatgatcttataaaaaaaaatacaaatttaaataatatggatGAAATGGATGAAAATTTAAGTATTCAAAAATTGAAAAGACATAAAAcctttataaataataaagaaaaatttgaaaaatcgTTTTTAGACATTTCATCTAATCAAGAAGATAATAGTAATGAAagtgaaaatgaaaaactttttgaaaaaaaaaatgattttaatttatttgttagtaatgataaaaatgatttttcttatttagataatattataaataaagattGGAATAGAAGTAAAATTAACACTCAAATGATTGgtgttaataaaatgacAAATATTGAATTTTTCCCAAATACAACACATCGATGGAAAGACGATACAAGCCAAAGTAGTATTAACGACATTGGAGtgaatgaagaaaatattgaGATTGGAAAAGTAAATAGGATTGGTAAAggtttaaaattttataacacATCTATGcatagtaaaaatattgaatgtttatataatagttCAACTAATGAAGGTAATTGTAATGATAGTAAGAAGGggaaagtaaaaaataaatatgcttatatttttaaacaaaatagaaataaagATATTGGATcagaattatataaagattgtgataattattgttcaaaatgtaaaaaatatataactataGATGACATAATTAATAGTATGGATTCAGAGAAATGGaggaaatataatttatatgaagTAGGTGTACATATTACAGATGtatcatattttgttaaaGAAAATTCATCATTAGATATAGATGCACGAAATAGAGCAAtgacaatatatttaacaCATACTTGTTTTCCTATGTTGTCAAGAATATTGAGTGAACATTTATGTAGTCTAGATCCAATAAATAACCGTTTATGTTTAtcagtatttttttatatggaCAACTCAGGAAAAATAGAtcataatacattttttattaaagaaACGGTAATTGAAAGTAAAGTAAAATTTACTTATGAAGAAGTTTATTCAATAGTTAGTGGCTATgtacaattaaaaaaaataataaataaattgaaaaaagatgaaaaagaTGCATTTTATGCAAAACATACAAATTATGATCAATCAGATAAAAATTCGCAAAACCCTATTGAAGCTCAAAAAGGTAAAAGtattgtaaataatttttctaaaatggaaaatgaaaatggacttgtaaaaaatagtagtagtaatgatgatattaatatgttcgattttaatgaaaaaaaaaaaaaaaatttagataAAATGGGGGCAAATGTTGAtagtaatgaaaaaaaagcggctaaaaaaaaagatgtCAATAATAGTGAGAAAAAAGGTAATAGTctttataaaaagtttttaaatcttcatttttattctaaaaaaaagaaccCAAGTATTGTAGATGTAGATTCAGATAGTGAAAAGGGTTTGGGTGGTTCTCCTCCATCAATCACAAACATGATCATTGGCAAGGATGATGATAAGAATGATAAACAAAAAGGTTTTGAAACCCCTTTTGAATCTGATatgtttgaaaataaaggaaAGGGAATAGATAGCTCGagttttaattttgaagATGGAAAAAGtgttaagaaaaaaaatggatgtATTGTTATGCGAAAAAAagatagaaataaaataaatgaaagagttttacaaaatgaacaagtaaaaaaaggaatagaaggaattataaaaatatttaaaaatttaaataataaaaaacataatttatcagaaaaagaaataattaatattacaaaaatgttatatgaTATGTACAAAATAACAAAAGGTGCAAGAAGTattagaagaaaaaatggatctatattatttaataacgataaaataaattttgtattatcaAATACTTGGAGTCCATTAGggatagtaaaaaaaaaacatacatTTGCAAATTATATGATTGAAGAATTAATGTTAAGTGCTAATAAGTTAGTAGCTATACGTCAATATTTTAGTAAGTATAGAAATGCATCTATTTTCCGGTCTCATAATGCAAACGATTCTCTTAATGTTTCCGATATAATTgaattattacaaaaacaTGGAATAGAATTTGaagttaataatttatcaaatgtattaaattttttacaagacaaacaaaataattttaaaagtaataaacaaaaaaatagtattttTGAACTTGTCTGTGcttttgttaaaaaaaaaatggttaGAGCAGAATATCATACTtacaaacatataaaagatAATGACATGAGTACATATCATTATGCTTTgtcttttcttttatatacacattttacATCCCCCATTAGAAGATATCCAGATATTATTGTCCATCgtgttattaaaaaaattattaacgatgaaaataaaattaaagaaaaattatgtacaAGTCAGGAAATTCTGAGTATTGCCGAGACACCCGATGTG GGTATAATTGAAACCATTTGTGAAAATTGTAACAAGTGTAAATCACGATCGAAGAAAGCTCAAATGGATTGTGAAATa GCTTTTCTTTGTTTGTATTTGCAAAAGCGCGAAACCCCTGGATACAACAaag GAATAATTATGGATATACAAAGAGACCGAGCctccatatattttaaatccttttcttttgaaaac catttatattttacgGGAATTGAAAAgcaatataacaaaataagCAAAGCCCATATg aaatATTTGTGTAACTATACTATTCAACCAAATACAACCAATGGAGAg tttaCTCTTATAGTTTATAAGCAAGACACAAAAACGGTGAAACTCCGAAAAGTATATAAG CGCTTTGATTATATCCCATTGTACCTCGTCCCGCTGAACTCAATGCCACCCTCGTTTTTCTTGGCCGTTGccttttcaaataaataa
- a CDS encoding cdc2-related protein kinase 5, putative encodes MYGITLTKCKIYFNNIYSTVSLEEKLGGGTYGDVYKGKVVKYSNNSDLYQNTNYLPYDYYTDEFIFFRKNIYAIKFFKDDLRTINEEGISCTTLRELSCLKNIGRHPNILRLIDVTIDRQKGISEYINRQILQHYTSNYHHQVKIDMAPLSLDQKFIFAAYEYCDGGDLKKLIQKTKISENQAGLCLKEAKWLSFQLLNGLAYLHNNKMCHRDLKPENVMLQYTHNNKYLLKIGDLGLCRELKNDGDMTPTVCTIYYRPLEVLLSKFDRSKTRASKSGSIKSAAIKSGSNKSGATNKSGSNKSGASKSDTSNRSGTSKNGTSNRSGASKNGTSNRSGASKSGTSQKGTSTKSNGSGRASERRSSDDAYMGDEPFEKEYESFNDKDFQYGLNVDIWSAACIICELIIGRPLFRGVTEFDLIIRIVNSLGKPNNDELEYFSDSRFYPFKDDFFNIKIKNRKDALNVITNGKIDELGIDLLVKMLKYNPNDRITAADALSHPWFADIRFDNLDGIGVYNWYVHCLKYYIGIKTFREIEQKKKNLLTTTMISHFLCKSNDKYAKIIFKLINNTFKNLGGYKKSGRRSFAIFADKYANEHKNNNGFIKRASIKVLNDMKEKNVMETNEEVSFYDDSTAYYTSPAKSIKKINKFKRSSFHSIIPEQSYEFIKGIRVKRNLSIPDFSSPNNKKHCRDEAGSATTTSRVYTQNAHSFKEYT; translated from the coding sequence ATGTATGGAATTACACTAACTAAatgcaaaatatattttaataatatatattcaacTGTATCGTTAGAAGAAAAACTAGGGGGAGGTACCTATGGTGATGTATACAAAGGGAAGGTTGTAAAATATAGCAATAATAGTGATCTATATCAAAATACTAATTATTTACCATATGATTATTATACTGAtgagtttattttttttagaaaaaatatatatgcaattaaattttttaaagatgATTTAAGAACAATAAATGAAGAAGGAATTAGTTGTACAACATTAAGAGAATTAAgttgtttaaaaaatataggtAGACATCCAAACATTTTAAGATTAATTGATGTAACTATAGATAGACAAAAGGGTATTagtgaatatataaatagacAAATATTACAACATTATACATCAAATTATCATCATCAAGTTAAAATTGATATGGCCCCATTATCACTAGatcaaaaatttatatttgctGCATATGAATATTGTGATGGTGgagatttaaaaaaattaattcaaaaaacaaaaattagTGAAAATCAAGCAGGTCTATGTTTAAAGGAAGCAAAATGGCTATCCTTTCAATTATTAAATGGATTAGCttatttacataataataaaatgtgtCATAGAGATTTAAAGCCTGAAAATGTTATGCTACAATATacacataataataagtatttattaaaaataggtGATCTTGGATTATGTAGAGAACTTAAAAATGATGGCGACATGACTCCAACTGTTTGTACTATTTACTATAGACCTTTAGAAGTTCTTCTCTCCAAATTTGATAGGTCAAAAACCCGTGCCAGCAAAAGTGGGTCCATCAAAAGTGCGGCTATCAAAAGTGGGTCCAACAAAAGTGGAGCTACCAATAAAAGCGGATCCAATAAAAGTGGCGCCAGCAAAAGTGACACTAGCAATAGGAGTGGTACTAGCAAAAATGGAACTAGCAATAGGAGTGGTGCCAGCAAAAATGGAACTAGCAATAGGAGTGGTGCCAGCAAAAGTGGGACTAGCCAAAAGGGGACCAGCACAAAGAGCAATGGAAGTGGACGAGCTAGTGAACGACGATCAAGTGATGATGCATATATGGGGGATGAACCATTTGAAAAAGAGTATGAAAGTTTTAATGATAAAGATTTTCAATACGGTTTAAATGTAGATATATGGTCAGCTGCTTGTATTATATGTGAATTAATAATTGGTAGACCATTATTTAGAGGAGTAACAGAATttgatttaattataagaaTAGTAAATTCTTTAGGTAAACCtaataatgatgaattAGAATATTTTAGTGATTCTCGTTTTTATCCATTTAAAgatgatttttttaatattaagaTAAAGAATAGAAAAGATGCATTAAATGTAATAACAAATGGTAAAATAGATGAGTTAGGAATCGATTTATTAGTTAAAATGCTAAAATACAATCCTAATGATAGAATAACAGCAGCTGATGCTTTATCTCATCCATGGTTTGCTGATATACGATTCGATAATTTAGATGGTATAGGTGTATATAATTGGTATGTACattgtttaaaatattatataggTATTAAAACATTTAGAGAAATAGAacagaaaaagaaaaatttacTTACAACAACTATGAtttctcattttttatgtaagtctaatgataaatatgctaaaattatttttaaattaattaataatacatttaaaaatttgggtggttataaaaaaagtggaAGAAGATCTTTTGCCATTTTTGCTGACAAATATGCAAATgagcataaaaataataacggCTTTATTAAAAGAGCTAGTATAAAAGTACTAAATGatatgaaagaaaaaaatgtgatgGAAACTAATGAAGAAGTTTCATTTTATGATGATAGTACTGCTTATTATACTTCTCCAGCAAaatcaattaaaaaaattaataaatttaaaagatcTAGTTTCCACTCAATTATTCCTGAACAATCTtatgaatttattaaagGAATACGAGTAAAACGTAATTTATCAATCCCAGATTTCTCAAGTCCGAATAACAAAAAACATTGTAGAGATGAAGCAGGCTCAGCTACAACTACAAGTCGAGTATATACCCAAAATGCTCATTCATTTAAagaatatacataa